CGAGATATCGTCTCGAACGCCTACTCCGTGGAGCTACGATCGCCAGGTGAGTGCACGCTCGGCATGGCGGCGAATGCGTGTCTGGTGGTGGAGATTACCCGAACTGGTGAGAACACGGTGCGTGAGTTTGCCGTTCAAAATCGCTCTGACGTCCGGCTCTCGATCGATCGCGTCGATCAATCTACGTTCGGCGTCTCGGCGACCAAGACGACGGGCGTGACGACTGACGCTGCCGTCGTCCCAGTCGAACAGGACCTACGTGTTGGCGTGGGAGCCGATGTCGGTCGATCCGGTGGCCAGAATATCACCAATCTACAACAGGAGGCGCCGATCATCGAGAACTTCACCATCTCTCCGGGGTTTCCCACCAGCAACGAGACCGTCACATTCAGCGCAAACACGACAGACCCGGATGGAACTGTTGTGAACCATACGTGGTATATCGACGGCACGCCCCATCCCAACGAGGGCAATACTTTCACGACGACGTCTCCACTTCCCCCCGGTGAACACAATGTGACGCTCAAAGTTACTGATAACGATGGACTAACGGCATCGAAACGGCCACGAGGAGAAAACGTCACGACATCCGGATTGACCGGGACGATCGTTGATTCAGGATCGGGATCAAGTGGAGATTACGTCGAATTAGAGCTAACAAATCACTGGCCAAAAGATGTTGTGTTGGGGGGATTAAACGTCGATGCCGGTTCAGGGTACGATTACATTCACTATATCGAAGGGTCAGTAGATGGCGACGAAGATTGTAGATTTTTTGGATGTTCACCAGACACGCCAGATCCAGAGATCAAGATTGATTATACCGACGATGGGAGCTGGAACCACCCGCAAGAATTGAACGGTGCCGACCCAGCAACCCTCACTGATGGTGAGCGATACATCACTATCACGTCAACTGATATGATAGACCGATCAGACACGGCGACGGTCCGCATTCGTGGCCTTCGTGGAGGGGGGGATCCAGCTGACACGACATTCCGCGTCGAATACTGGGTCACCATCGAGGGGGAAGATGTTGCAGTCTCGACGATCGTCAACGGAGGAAGCTAACTGTGAGACCGGATCTCTCTCGCGAGGGAACGACACCCGGCCAAGACAACGCCGACACGTTCCATAGCTCGGTGACATCCAAGGCACAGAGTGACCGGGCTGTCTCTGATCTGGTTGGGTTCATTCTCACGTTTTCTATCATCATGACGTCGGTCGTCCTGGTCTCAACAGTTGGCTTCGCCCAGCTCGACGATTTCAAAACGAACCAGCAACTCGACAATGCTGAGAGTGCCTTCGAGATTTTCGCCAACTCCTTCGATTCGATCGAAGAGGGCGGAGCTATCATTCGCCAGGAATCACTGGATCTCTACCAGGGAACCATCGGTATCGAGCGAGGGTCGACGGCGACGGTGACGCTCAATCGAGCGAGCGGCGCCGATCGCTCTTTGACAGTCCCGCTGCACGCATTGGTGTATTCGAAAGGTTCAACGAACATTTCTTACGAGAGTGGCGCGACCTTTCGCGGGCGAGAAGATGGCGGAACGATCAACCAGCAGCCAGGCTTCGTCTGTACAGATAATGTGGCTGTGTTGTCGTTCGTGACGCTCCAGTCGCCAGAGACATCCGCGAGCGGTGGCGGCGCACTGGAAGTGACAGCGGCAGCGAACGGAACTGACCTCCTGTATCCGATCAATCAATCCGGTCGGGGGTCTGTGAGTGACGTTACTTCGATTTCAGTCTCGTTTGCCTCTGCGCGTGAAGATGCGTGGCTCGATCACTTCGACGAGGCAGCAAACTGGACGGTCTCGGGGCCAACAGCACAGTGTGGGGCTTCAGACTCGCTCGATCGAGTCTTCGTTCGGCGACAGAACGTGACGATCGAGTTTGATCGGTGACAGCCGAATCAGGCGTTTGGCTTGGGTTCTCCCGCCACTTCACCCCTCAATTCTGACATTATTGATATCGATGTCAACAATGCCGCTCGGTTTGGCGCTCTCCTCGCTCAGGCCAACCGTGTATAGCATCAACATGATATTGTCTGTCTCGCTATCGGCCTCCTGGGGAAAGTCGTAGGCGACAATCACTTGGTTACTTTCGAGCGTCAACCCGTTGGTCCTATTGTATAGGCCTCTATTTTTCATCACCGTGGTGAGGTTCGTTTGCCATTCAGACGTTTTCCAGTTGTTCGTCAGGTTATCTTCCAATAGGGTCGCATCCTCACTCGTAAACACAGTCACCTCATCCTCGCCCAATTCTTTCAATCCAGACTTGTTCATCCGCGCACATCGAGTCACTGGCGCTGACTCTGTCCCATCCGTACCATTGATGGCTGTCGTTTGACCTGTTGACACCCAATTATCACAACCCCAATCCGGGGGCTGTCCTGTCATCGCACTAAAGTTCACCATGTCTCCCTCGGAGACTGTGAACGCGTGGCTGAACGTCGACGGGGCGGTGGGATCATTGACGTTGAGGAACGTATTATTGCCCGTCGTGACGTTCGCGATGTCGTCGACGTTTCCGGTAATCTGTGGCGGATAGGCGGCTGTTTTACTCGATAGGTTCGTAGAGAGTGGGAGGTGTCCGACCTGTTTTGTACTCGTTATCTGTTGGCTGAGTGATTCAAATGCCGATTCTAACGCACTGGCATTTGCGGCGTAGTAGTATTCTCCGCCCCCGTTGAGTGCGGTTTGGTTGAGAAAGCCGGGATTGAGGTCACTCTCGCTCGATCCGAATCCGATCGTGAACACCGTCGTCCCGGAATTGTGTGCAAGTGTTGCGATTCGTTTCGTCGCATCATCAGGGCCATTTTTTATATTTCCATTAATATAGAAATCTTGATTCTGGTTATAGCCCTCATTTTTCCCATCAGTCAACATGACGATATACTTGTTACGAGAGGCGTTCGACCGCGTATTCAGGATCTCGTTCGCTCGCCTCATCCCCGTTGCCGTATACGTGTTCGAATTGTATGTTGTCTTATTTGTGGTCGAGTGAAATTTACCGAAGTCACCAGTTAATATACGACCATTCGATCGAAACGTGTGTGCCCTATACGGCCTGTTATACCCAGTACCCCTAAATCCAACGAGGCCAACCCGATCGCCGTCATCGAGATAGGTCGTGAAAGTTCGCATCGCCTGTCTGGCGTCTTCGTACTTTCGATCTCCGCCCGTGCCTGGTGAGGGATCTGCCATCGACCCGGACTCGTCGACGACGAACACCACGTCGAGTGGCGGTCGCGTTATGTTCTCAGCACTGGATATTTTCTGCACGGATCCGATCTCGATGTCGTCGGCAACCGGTTCCGCGTAGACTGTGTATGAGTTATTTGCGTCCTTGCTAACGGAGATCCCGTCACTCGTCACCGTCACATCGTCCATGTAGCTGGCATTGGTCACGTCGACGACGTTGTTCTTTGCGTCGTTCGTTCGCTCGGGTAACGCGCTTTGGTTCAGGCGGATCGTCGCCGTTTCGGTGCCATCGTTGACAACGAGGTAACTTCCACTCCCGGCTGGCGGCGACGATCGAGTATCGTACCCTGTTTCGCCCGCCAGATGTTCGCCCCACGCCTGGTACATATCGCTCTGGATCCGCACTGTGACGTTGTCGGGCCGCTGACAATCTCCCTGCAACAACTGGTTCATCGCTGTGGTCGAATCGGCCGCTGACGAAGTTGCGTTCAAGATAGCCTGGTTGTCCTCGGCGGCAACGCTACCGGTCATATTCGTCAGCGAGAGACTAACCTGTCCGTCCTGGACCGAGACAGTCGGTGGCGTTACGATCGACGCTGCCCCATTTTCCGAGAGCCGCCAGACGCCACCCGCTTCGTAGACGATCGTCGTCCCGGCCTCGTCTTCTAGCCGAATTGAATCGAGAGAGACGTTCGCTGAACAGGTTCCGTTGCCGTTGACTGTGACGTTCACGTATCCGCTGTCCGTGACAAGATCGGGCGATCGCTGGACCGTCTGGTCTGTTTCGGCGAACGAAAAGCCGACCGCGCGCGATTCGCTTGCGGTCGAGAGCGTTGCCAACCGGGAGTCGACCTCCTGCATCATCGTCTGGGTCGCCTCCGCATCCTGTTGTTCCTGCAGCCCGCCGATTGCAGACGCCCCAAATATCACGATCGCAACGGCCCCAGTCATGACGATGCCGACCAACAGGACGTAGCCGAGTAACTCGGACACACCCCGATCTGCACCCACATTCGACGCTATCAGCCCCCGGCGATTCATTGGTAGTGTACACATGGATCGCGTCGTAGAAGTATAAATGTATTCGAGACTGGCTAACGAGCCCACTGATCGTTCCGCTGCCACGCTTCGGTACTGTGTTGGGTACGTCTCAGTCAGCGCCAGCGGATTGGTCCGGCCGGCACCGCACTTGTGTGACGTACGTTTGTGTCAATTCGACCAGGGCAGACCGAAACTCACTCTCAGTCGGATCAGTCGAGAGGTCTCGAAATTGCTCTCGAAAGTACTCGAACCCGAGGTTTGGCGCATCTGTGGCGGCCGCCTGTGCCAAATCGTAGATCCGATGGTCCGGGTCGGCCAGTCCGTGACGCTCGACCAGTGCTACCGCAAACGCTGCGTTGACAGCGGTGATCTCGGGATCGTCGCTACCGCTCGACCGTTCCCACCCGACAGGCTCGCTGGGTCGGTCGATTAGTGCCCCCGCAAGCCCGGATTCGAAGAACCTCGCTAGCTTCGCTGTCGGCGATACGTCGATCCACACGTCGTCAGCGTAGATGTCTCGGGCGTGATTGATGATCTGATAGCACTGGGTGAGCGTTCGTCGCTCGACGCTTCGACCCGCAAGCGCGAGGAAGATAATTTCGTCCGTCGAAAGCGTATGTGATGGATGTCGCTGCTCGTGTTGGTGCATGTGGGCAAACTCGTGTAGCGTCAGCTCCCGTGCCATCACACTGGTCGCTGCCTGCTGGGAGATACTCAGGATGTGGCCATCCGAACCGTGACTGACGCGCGTCCGCTCGTCGGGATCTCGGTGAATCGACACGGACACGGGCTGGTTGAGGCCGTATTCGCTCTCAAAGATGTCTCGCGCCCCGTAGAACGGTTCGGCTGGGCCGGGACCTTCGACCACCAATTCCATGTGTATTGTTCACATGTTTTTGCGGCGTATGACTCTTCTGGCTCCGGCAGCGGCCGGTAGCGAGTTCCGTACCGCTCACCGATTCACTCTGATGTCCTGGCACTGTTGTTACGGTCGGTATTTCCTCTGTTTCGCCGTTCGCGCGTCTTCGATATGCTATCGGCCGAAATCCCGTTGGAAGGTCTTTACCGGTCGTCGTCTATCGAGCGTCCGTGTTCGTCTGTTATTCGCACGCTCACACGGAAACACTACCCTTTTACCGCACCTACCGGTAGAGACCGATATCATGGGCCGACGCAAGAAAATCGTACAGGAATGTGAGACGCTGATGGACAAACCGGAGCACATCCGGAACATCGCCATCGCGGCTCACGTTGACCACGGGAAGACGACACTCACTGACAATCTCCTCGCTGGCGCGGGCATGATCTCCGACGAGACGGCCGGCGAACAGCTCGCGATGGACACCGAAGAGGACGAGCAGGAACGTGGGATCACCATCGACGCGGCAAACGTCTCGATGACCCACGAGTACGAGGGAACCAACCACCTCATCAATCTCATCGACACGCCGGGCCACGTCGACTTCGGCGGGGACGTCACCCGCGCGATGCGTGCCGTTGACGGTGCGCTGGTGGTCGTCGACGCCGTCGAGGGCGCGATGCCCCAGACCGAGACCGTCCTCCGGCAGGCACTCCGGGAGGGCGTCAAGCCGACCCTGTTCATCAACAAGGTCGACCGCCTCATTTCCGAACTGCAGGAAGGTCCCGAAGAGATGCAAGAGCGTCTGCTGGGCGTTATCCGGGACGTCAACGAACTCATCCGCGGGATGACCGAGGAGATGGACGACATCGACGAGGACTGGACGGTCTCCGTCGAGGAGGGGACTGTCGGCTTCGGATCCGCACTCTACAAGTGGGGCGTCTCGATGCCCTCGATGCAGCGCACCGGCATGGACTTCGGCGAGATTATGGAACTCGAACGGGCCGACAACCGCCAGGAACTCCACGAACGGACGCCCCTCTCGAACGTCGTGCTCGACATGGTGTGTGAGCACTTCCCGAATCCCGTCGACGCCCAACCCCGTCGTATCCCCCGGATCTGGCGTGGTGACGCCGACAGCGAGGTTGCCGAGCAGATGCAGTTAGTCGACGAGGACGGCGACGTCGTCCTGATGGTCACCGACATCGGTGTCGACCCCCACGCTGGCGAGGTCGCCGCGGGTCGTGTCTTCTCCGGGACGATCGAGGAAGGCCAAGAGCTGTACGTCTCCGGGACGGTTGGCAAGAACCGCGTCCAGAGCGTCGGGGTCTACATGGGCGGGGAGCGCGAGGAAGTTGAGGAAGTTCCCGCCGGCAACATCGCCGCCGTGACGGGCCTAAAAGACGCTATCGCTGGCTCGACAGTTTCCAGCACGGAGATGACGCCCTTCGAGTCGATCGAGCACATCTCCGAGCCGGTCATCACCAAGAGCGTCGAGGCCCAGCGCATGGACGACCTGCCGAAGCTCATCGAGACACTCCAGCAGGTCAGCAAGGAGGACCCGACGATCGAGATCGAGATCAACGAGGACACTGGCGAGCACCTCATCTCCGGGCAGGGCGAACTCCACCTCGAAGTCGTCACCCAGCGTATCGAGCGCAATCAGGGCATCCCGATCACGACCGGCGAACCGATCGTCGTCTTCCGGGAAGCGCCCCAGGAGGAGAGCCGCGAGGTCGAAGGCATCTCGCCGAACCGCCACAACCGTTTCTACATCACGGTTCACCCGCTCGATGAGGACATCGTCGATGCGATCCAGCTCGGCGAGGCTTCCATGGACATGCCCGAACTCGAACGCCGTGAAGCCCTGCAGGAAGCCGGCATGGACAAGGATACGTCCCAGAACGTCGAGCACATCCACGGCACGAACGTGATCATCGACGACACGAAGGGGATCCAGCACTTGAACGAGACGATGGAACTCGTCCTCGAAGGGATGGAAGACGCCCTCAACGACGGGCCACTCGCGGCCGAGCCGGTCCAGGGCACGCTCATCCGTCTCCACGACGCGCGTCTCCACGAGGACGCCATCCACCGCGGCCCGGCCCAAGTCATCCCGGCAGTCCGCCAGGCCATCCACAATTCCCTGATCGACGCCGAAATCCGGCTGCTCGAACCGATTCAGGACGTCCGCATCGACGTGCCCAACGAGCACATGGGCGCGGCGAGTGGCGAGGTCCAGGGTCGGCGTGGCCGCGTCGACGATATGTACCAGGAAGGCGATCTGATGGTCGTCGAGGGTATCGCACCCGTCGAGGAGATGATCGGCTTCTCCTCAGACATTCGGAGCGCGACCGAGGGTCGGGCCTCCTGGAACACGGAGAACGCCGGTTTCCGCGTCATGGCCGACAATCTCCAGCCCGAGAAGATCACCGAGATCCGCGAGCGCAAGGGCATGAAGACCGAACTGCCAGAAGCGATCAACTACTTCTAGAGACCACCTGGTTTCCACCTTTTTACTTCGGTGGGTTCGCTGCGCGAACCCACCTCGCAAAAATCTGGACCAAAAACTTCCGAGCGCCGAAGGCGCTCGCCGAAACGACGGCGCAAGCGCCGTCGTATGCTTGAGGACAGCCATTTCGTCCATTAAGCTGAAACTCGACCCTACCCCCACTGTCTGTCCCTGTCTCGCCCTTCACGCCAGTAGATATATTTCATCGGACGTCGTGTGTCGTATGGCATGGAGTACACGACACTCGGTTCGACCGGGATGGAGGTTTCAAAGATCGCGCTGGGCTGTATGAGTTTCGGCAGCCAGGACGACTGGATGCTGGATGCGGAAGAGGGCAGGGAACTCGTCGAGCGGGCGATCGACCTGGGCATCAACTTCTTCGATACCGCAAACACCTACTCGTCGGGCGAGAGTGAGGAGATTCTCGGTGACGTCCTTGCTGATTACGACCGTGACGAACAGGTCGTCGCAACGAAGGTCCGGTTCTCTGGAGCCAAAGACCACCGGAATGCGGCGGGACTCTCTCGGAAGACCATCGAGCAGGAGTTAGACCACTCGCTGGATCGGCTGGGTATGGATACCGTCGACCTCTATCAGATCCACCGCTGGGATTACGACACACCCATCGAAACGACGCTGCGGGCACTGGACGATGCGGTCCGACGGGGGCAGATTCGACACATCGGGGCCTCCTCGATGTGGGCCCACCAGTTCCAGCGTGCGCTCCATATCTCAGACCGTGAAGGGCTGGCTCGCTTCGAGACGATGCAGGATCTCTATCACCTGACCTATCGGGAGGAAGAACGCGAGATGTACCCGATCACGAACCGCGAGAACATCGGGGTCATTCCCTGGTCGCCACTCGCAGCCGGGTATCTCACCCGTCCGCACGACGAGTTTACCGAGACCGCGCGCGGCGAGCACGAGATCGATTACGGAACGCCCTATCACGAAGGCCCGGGCAGCGAGGAGATCAACAACCGCGTTGAGGAGCTTGCCGACGAGAAGGGCGTCTCGATGGCCCAGATCGCCCTGGCGTGGCAGTTCCAGAACGAGTACGTCGACGCGCCGATCGTCGGCGTCTCCAGCATCGACCATCTCGAAGACGCAGTTGAGGCCTTAGACATTACGCTGAGTGACTCAGATATCGAATACCTCGAAGAGCCGTACGAGCCGGTGCCGGTGTTCGGCCACGAGTGACCAAGCGGCTGGATGAAACCGGATCACAGCAACGAGCGTACTTTTGCGGCAATTGAACCTCTCAGCGAGCGCTGTTCGCTGAAAAACTGTGCCCGGGAACGGCGCCACAGGTAGGCCC
The sequence above is drawn from the Halorhabdus sp. CBA1104 genome and encodes:
- a CDS encoding PKD domain-containing protein, which encodes MGLLIAANGYLADQKQYASDTVIESVGTELATELETVGRLARNSQQASLQSSQPRDIVSNAYSVELRSPGECTLGMAANACLVVEITRTGENTVREFAVQNRSDVRLSIDRVDQSTFGVSATKTTGVTTDAAVVPVEQDLRVGVGADVGRSGGQNITNLQQEAPIIENFTISPGFPTSNETVTFSANTTDPDGTVVNHTWYIDGTPHPNEGNTFTTTSPLPPGEHNVTLKVTDNDGLTASKRPRGENVTTSGLTGTIVDSGSGSSGDYVELELTNHWPKDVVLGGLNVDAGSGYDYIHYIEGSVDGDEDCRFFGCSPDTPDPEIKIDYTDDGSWNHPQELNGADPATLTDGERYITITSTDMIDRSDTATVRIRGLRGGGDPADTTFRVEYWVTIEGEDVAVSTIVNGGS
- a CDS encoding VWA domain-containing protein; translated protein: MSELLGYVLLVGIVMTGAVAIVIFGASAIGGLQEQQDAEATQTMMQEVDSRLATLSTASESRAVGFSFAETDQTVQRSPDLVTDSGYVNVTVNGNGTCSANVSLDSIRLEDEAGTTIVYEAGGVWRLSENGAASIVTPPTVSVQDGQVSLSLTNMTGSVAAEDNQAILNATSSAADSTTAMNQLLQGDCQRPDNVTVRIQSDMYQAWGEHLAGETGYDTRSSPPAGSGSYLVVNDGTETATIRLNQSALPERTNDAKNNVVDVTNASYMDDVTVTSDGISVSKDANNSYTVYAEPVADDIEIGSVQKISSAENITRPPLDVVFVVDESGSMADPSPGTGGDRKYEDARQAMRTFTTYLDDGDRVGLVGFRGTGYNRPYRAHTFRSNGRILTGDFGKFHSTTNKTTYNSNTYTATGMRRANEILNTRSNASRNKYIVMLTDGKNEGYNQNQDFYINGNIKNGPDDATKRIATLAHNSGTTVFTIGFGSSESDLNPGFLNQTALNGGGEYYYAANASALESAFESLSQQITSTKQVGHLPLSTNLSSKTAAYPPQITGNVDDIANVTTGNNTFLNVNDPTAPSTFSHAFTVSEGDMVNFSAMTGQPPDWGCDNWVSTGQTTAINGTDGTESAPVTRCARMNKSGLKELGEDEVTVFTSEDATLLEDNLTNNWKTSEWQTNLTTVMKNRGLYNRTNGLTLESNQVIVAYDFPQEADSETDNIMLMLYTVGLSEESAKPSGIVDIDINNVRIEG
- a CDS encoding DUF5781 family protein; the protein is MELVVEGPGPAEPFYGARDIFESEYGLNQPVSVSIHRDPDERTRVSHGSDGHILSISQQAATSVMARELTLHEFAHMHQHEQRHPSHTLSTDEIIFLALAGRSVERRTLTQCYQIINHARDIYADDVWIDVSPTAKLARFFESGLAGALIDRPSEPVGWERSSGSDDPEITAVNAAFAVALVERHGLADPDHRIYDLAQAAATDAPNLGFEYFREQFRDLSTDPTESEFRSALVELTQTYVTQVRCRPDQSAGAD
- a CDS encoding elongation factor EF-2; the encoded protein is MGRRKKIVQECETLMDKPEHIRNIAIAAHVDHGKTTLTDNLLAGAGMISDETAGEQLAMDTEEDEQERGITIDAANVSMTHEYEGTNHLINLIDTPGHVDFGGDVTRAMRAVDGALVVVDAVEGAMPQTETVLRQALREGVKPTLFINKVDRLISELQEGPEEMQERLLGVIRDVNELIRGMTEEMDDIDEDWTVSVEEGTVGFGSALYKWGVSMPSMQRTGMDFGEIMELERADNRQELHERTPLSNVVLDMVCEHFPNPVDAQPRRIPRIWRGDADSEVAEQMQLVDEDGDVVLMVTDIGVDPHAGEVAAGRVFSGTIEEGQELYVSGTVGKNRVQSVGVYMGGEREEVEEVPAGNIAAVTGLKDAIAGSTVSSTEMTPFESIEHISEPVITKSVEAQRMDDLPKLIETLQQVSKEDPTIEIEINEDTGEHLISGQGELHLEVVTQRIERNQGIPITTGEPIVVFREAPQEESREVEGISPNRHNRFYITVHPLDEDIVDAIQLGEASMDMPELERREALQEAGMDKDTSQNVEHIHGTNVIIDDTKGIQHLNETMELVLEGMEDALNDGPLAAEPVQGTLIRLHDARLHEDAIHRGPAQVIPAVRQAIHNSLIDAEIRLLEPIQDVRIDVPNEHMGAASGEVQGRRGRVDDMYQEGDLMVVEGIAPVEEMIGFSSDIRSATEGRASWNTENAGFRVMADNLQPEKITEIRERKGMKTELPEAINYF
- a CDS encoding aldo/keto reductase, with translation MEYTTLGSTGMEVSKIALGCMSFGSQDDWMLDAEEGRELVERAIDLGINFFDTANTYSSGESEEILGDVLADYDRDEQVVATKVRFSGAKDHRNAAGLSRKTIEQELDHSLDRLGMDTVDLYQIHRWDYDTPIETTLRALDDAVRRGQIRHIGASSMWAHQFQRALHISDREGLARFETMQDLYHLTYREEEREMYPITNRENIGVIPWSPLAAGYLTRPHDEFTETARGEHEIDYGTPYHEGPGSEEINNRVEELADEKGVSMAQIALAWQFQNEYVDAPIVGVSSIDHLEDAVEALDITLSDSDIEYLEEPYEPVPVFGHE